Below is a genomic region from Miniphocaeibacter halophilus.
TTTAAAAACATATTTATACATGATAATTCTTTTTTTCATAATAAAGAATTAGTTAATTTAAGTAAAAAATCAAAAAAATTGACAAATATGTAACTAAGATCATATTATTTATTAATAATAGTGTATATAATTATTATAGGGATATTTATAATATTAGGATGAATAAATTTAAGAAGTAAAATATTTTCTTATTATAATAAAATAATAGATTAAAAAATCATCATAAAGGAGGGCTGAATGACAAAAGCTGAAGAATGTTTAATTTGCAAAGAGCCTTTAGTGTATTTTAATGAAGGAACTACTATGAAATGCTATATTTGTGGAAAAGAAGAATTAAGTACTACAAAATGTAAAAACAATCACTTTGTATGTAATGAATGTCATGGTACAGGTGTTCCTTTAATAAAGGAAATATGTGCAAATTCAAATAGCAAAAATCCAATAGAAATTACTGAAGAAATTATGAACAAATCATTTATTCATATGCATGGACCGGAACATCATATTTTAGTTGGTTCAGCATTATTAACGGCATATAAAAACTCAGGTGGAGATATTGACTTAAAAAATTCCCTTGAAGAAATGGAAAGAAGGGGAAAGCAAGTTCCAGGTGGTACTTGTGGTTTTTGGGGAGCTTGTGGTGCATCTATATCTTTAGGTATATTTATTAGTATTATTACAGGAGCAACTCCACTAACAAATAATCCATGGAAATTATCCAATCTAGCTACATCAAAGGCCTTGGCAAAAGTAAGTGAAATAGGTGGACCAAGGTGTTGTAAAAGAAATTCCTTTATTGCTATTGAAACAGCTATAGATTTTGTAGAGGAAAACATGGGAATAAAAATGGAAAAAGAAAGTATTAAATGTAAGTTTAAGGAGAAAAACAATCAGTGCATAAAAAACAGATGCCCTTATTTTAATTAAAATAATAATTGTATTATAAAAATCTGATTAATAAAGCAATATTGCTTTTTTAATAAATTATTTTAAAAAGGAGAAGGAAATGAAGAAGTTTTTATCATTTGAATTTTGGCAAAAATTCGGGAAATCATTAATGGTTGTAATTGCAGTTATGCCTGCAGCAGGATTAATGATTAGTATTGGGAAATTAATTGCAATGATTAGTCCAGACCTAAATTTTTTGGTTACTACCGGTGGCGTAGTTGAAAATATTGGTTGGGCAATTATAGGAAATTTGCACTTGCTATTTGCTATTGCAATTGGAGGTTCCTGGGCAAAAGAAAGAGCAGGAGGTGCTTTCGCTTCAGCTATAGCATTTATTTTAATCAATAGGATTACCGGAGCAGTATTTGGAGTAACTTCTGAAATGTTAGTAACAGAAGGTGCTGTGACCAATACTTTATTTGGTCAAGAAATACTTGTAAATGGATATTTTACCAGTGTTTTAGAAGCGCCGGCACTTAATATGGGAGTTTTTGTAGGTATTATAGCCGGTTTTTTAGGTGCTAATATCTATAATAAATATTATAATTTTAGAAAACTACCGGAAGCCTTGTCTTTTTTTAATGGAAAAAGATTTGTGCCTTTTGTTGTAATCCTGTGGTCAGTAATTATATCATTATTACTTTCTGTTGTATGGCCATTTATACAAACAGGAATAAACACTTTTGGAGTTTGGTTAGCTGAATCTAGTGATAAAGCACCAATACTAGCACCATTTGTATTTGGTATGGCAGAAAGATTACTATTACCATTTGGTTTACATCATATGCTAACAATACCTATTAACTATACTGCCTTAGGAGGAACCTATACTATTTTAACAGGGGCTGGAGCAGGAACAGCAGTTTTTGGTCAAGACCCTTTATGGTTAGCCTGGGCAAGTGATTTAGTAAATTTAAAATCAGCAGGAAACATGACTGAATATACTAATTTATTAAACTCAATAACACCAGCTAGATTTAAGGTTGGTCAAATGATAGGTTCCATGGGAATTCTTATGGGAATAGCCTTAGCTATGTACAAAAACACAGACTTAGAAAAACGAAAAAAATATAAGTCAATGTTTTTCTCAGCAGGAATAGCTGTATTTTTAACAGGTGTAACAGAGCCGTTGGAATTTATGTTTATGTTTGCATCTCCAATATTATATGGAATATATGCTTTAATTCAAGGACTTGCCTTTGGATTAGCCGATATAATTAATTTAAGGCTTCATTCTTTTGGTTCCATAGAATTACTTACAAGGGTACCTATAAGTGTAAAGGCAGGATTAACCGGCGATTTAATTAATTATGTTATAGCTTGTATTGTTTTCTTTGTAGGAACTTATTTTCTTGCAAGCTTCTTAATAAGAAAGTTAAAAATAGCAACTCCTGGAAGATTAGGAAATTATGATGAAAATGATAACTCTGAAAACAAAGAGGTAGATACTAAAGCAAAGGGTGATGCTAATTCACAGGTAGTAGCCATAGTAGAACTACTAGGAGGAGCAGACAACATTATAGATGTTGATGCTTGTATGACAAGACTAAGAGTTTCAATTAAAGATGATAGTTTAGTAGGAAATGAGGAAGAATGGAAGAAACAGGGAGCTATGGGTCTAATAAAAAAAGATTCAGGAGTTCAAGCTGTTTATGGTCCTAAAGCAGATATTTTAAAATCTGATATTAATGATTATTTAAATAGATAATATGAAAATTTTAACATTAAACACCCATAGTTGGTTAGAAAAAAATCAAAAAGAAAAATTTAATATATTCATAGATAATATTCTTGAAGAAAAATATGATATTATTTTTCTTCAAGAGATTAATCAAAGTATTTCTGCAAAGGAAATAGAAAGAAAAGATGAAGAAATTGTTGAATTAGCTACAGTTAAGGAAGATAATTTCGGTTTGTTATTAAAAGATGAATTGGAAAGAAAAGGATTAAATTATTATTATACTTGGGATAGTACCCATATTGGATATGATATTTATGATGAGGGGATTGCAATCTTATCCTTAAATCCAATTTTGGAAGTTAAAAGTAAAATTATTTCAAGTTCTCTAGAATATAAAAGTCCAAAAACCAGAAAAGCAACCGGAATAAAAATTAAATATAAGGATAAAAATATTTGGGCATTTACCCTACATTTTTCTTGGTGGAAAGATGGTAGTTTTCAATATGAATGGGAAAAATTAAGAGAAATTATAAAGGAAATAGATGCGGATTTATTTATATTAGCAGGGGATTTTAATAATAATGCTAATATAAGAAATGAAGGCTACGATTTAATATTAAAAAGTGGTTTTTATGATTCCTTTAATTTAGCTAAGGAAAAAATAGGAGAATACACAGTTGAATCTGAAATTGATGGCTGGGCGTGTGACACCAGTAATAAAAGAATAGACTTTATATTTTTATCAGAAGAAGTAGTTGTAAAAAAATATGAGGTCGTTTTTAAAAATAAATTACAAATATCCGATCATTTTGGGGTAAAAGTCGAATTAGAAATTTAAATATTATTGTAAAGTATAGACTGGCTATAGAATAAAATCTATGGCCAGTTTTTTTATAGAATTATTTAGACATTAAGTTGACAAAAAATAACACATATTAACAGCGTTAAGTAAAATAACGATGTTAAGTAGAGGTGCCATATGGTTGGGAAAAAACGTAGGGAAAATGAGAAAGAGAAGATGCGTAAGCTTATATTAAATGCTAGTGTAAAAATAATCTTAGAAGAAGGTTACGATAAACTTTCTATGAGAAAAATAGCTGATAGAATCGAATATTCTGCAACGACAATTTATCTTAAGTAAATATTTAAATCAAGAAAAAATTAATAAGATATTTATTAAATTGTGGTATTAACATCATTGTGCTTGTTACTACTAAAATAAGTCCTATAAAAGCTTTTAAACTTAATTTTTCTTTTAAAACAAAATAGGAAAATATAATTGTTACAACAATACTTAATTTATCTAGTGGAACAACAACGGAAGCTTGTCCGTCTTTTAATGCCCTGTAATAACAAAGTCAAGAGAGTCCCATTGCAATGCCTGAGAGTATTAAAAAGATCCAAGATTTTCTTGCTATATTCTTTAAATTTATATTGGCTTTTCTAATATAGACTACAAACCAAGCTGAAATAAATACAAATATTGTTCTAATTGCCGTAGCCAAATTGGAATCTATATTTTCTACTCCCTTTTTTCCTAGTATTGCTGTTAAACTAGCAAAAACCGCTGAAAGTAAAGCGTATATAAACCATAAATTTCTTCCATTTTCCTTTGTTTCTACTTTTTGTTTTCCAATCATCATAAAGGTGCCTATAAACATAGTAATCATTGCTAGTAGAGAAATATAATTATATTTTTCTCCTAGGAAAATAAAGGATAGTATCATTGTTAAAATAGTACTGCTTTTATCAATTGGGCTACTTTATTTACATCTCCTAGTTTTATTGCTTTAAAATAAAAAATCCAAGAAACCCCTGTACTAAAACCGGATAATATAAGAAATAATAAAGTTTGAAAAGAAATCTTATAAATATTTTCTATTACTCCCGTTATTAAAACCAAAAGCCACGAAGCAATTAGGACAACCGTAGTTCTAATTGCCGTAGCCAAATTTGAGTCAATATCCTTAACTCCAAGTTTTGATAAAATAGCCTTTACTCCCGCAAAAAAATGCAGAAGCAAAGGCGAAACCAATCCACATATTACAACCTCCAATAATTGATTTCACAATAATACAAAAGCATATGAGGATAAATAAAATATAAAAAGACAATAATAAATTTATAAAAAACATAAATTACTAACTATTATTTGAAAATACTTATCAATTAACTTGAAAAAGATTAAATTGAAATATATAATTATAAACATTGTTGATATTGATTATCAATTATATTTTAAATTTAATTACAGGATTTTATTTTTTTAATAAAAAATAGGAAGGAGGATTAATTGGAAATTAAGTTTTATATATTTTGTAATTGTTGTAACAATTAAATAGTTGAATTTGTATTAAAGGTTTAATTATTTATTAAATAAATATTAAGGAGAAAAATATATATGGGAAATAGAAAAATTTTTAAATTATCTGTTTTAATGATAGCTTTAATGGTTATTGTCACAGGATGTGCAACATCAAATAAAGATGCAAGCAAGGATGAAGTTTATGAAAACACTACTGAAGTAGTTGAAAACAAAAATACTTCTACAGTTGAAATAGAGGATATTCATGGGAGCGTTAAAGTACCTGTAAATCCGAAGAATGTTGTTTCTTTAGATAATAGAACTTTTGAAACTTTATCAGATTGGAACATAGAATTGGTTGCGGTGCCAAAAGATGTGATGCCAAAGGAATTATCATATGCTAAAGATGAAAAGGTACAAAATATTGGGGACCATAAGGAACCAAATCTTGAGATTATTGCAGCTGTTAATCCTGAACTGGTAATAGTAGGACAAAGATTTAGCAGTTATTATGAAGAAATAAAAGCTTTAGTTCCGGATGCAGTTGTTATTGATCTTAGTTTTGATGTTTCCGGTGAAAATGGAGAGACAGGAGAAAGTTTAGTAAAGGGACTTAAGAATGCTACGATTTCTTTAGGAAAAATTTTTGACAAAAGTAAAGATGCAGAAAAATTAGTAGCTGATTTCGATAAGTCCATAGAAGATGCTAAAAATGCCTATAATGGTACAGATACGATTATGAGTGTTGTAGTTTCAGGTGGAGAAATTGGTTTTTCAGCTCCTATTTCAGGACGGGTTTGGGGTCCTATGTATGAGTTATTTGGATGGAAATCTGCTTTAGAAGTTGAAGGTTCTACTTCAGACCATAAGGGAGACGATATTTCAGTTGAAGCTATAGCAGAAAGTAATCCTGATTGGATTTTTGTTCTTGACCGTGATGCAGCAACTTCATCGTCAGAAGATGCAGTTCCGGCTCAAGATGTAATAGATAATTCACCGGCCCTTAAAAATACAAGAGCTATTTCTGAAGGAAGAATCTTATATGCGCCAAAAGATACTTACACAAATGAATCAATACAAACTTATATAGAATTATTTGAAAATATGTCAAATTCTTTAAAGAAGTAATATGAAGGAGTACAAAAAAAGAATGAAAATGATAACCGGGGCTGATAGAATTCGGCCTCTAAATAATAATAAAAATAAATTATGGACGAAATCTTTTATATTGGCCATAATTCTTGTTTTTATATTAGGTCTAGTATCTTTATTTACAGGTGTTTATGATTTACAAGGGCAGGAGGATGGAATGGATATGTTTTTTATAACAAGAGTTCCTAGAACTGCTGCATTGATGTTAACAGGTGCTGCAATGTCAATTTCCGGCCTTGTCACTCAGCTTATTACACAGAATAGACTTGTAGAGCCTACTACGACAGGAACAATAGAGTGGGCAGGTTTAGGTCTAATCTTCGTTTATTTGATTTTTCCTGCACCGTCTTTAGTGTTAAGAATGACAGGTGCAATTATTTTTTCTTTTATTGGAACCATGATCTTCTTTTTATTTTTAAGAAAAGTTAAGCTTCGTTCATCTTTAATTGTACCTATTATAGGTATGATGTTAGGAGCTGTAATATCTGCAATTTCTACTTTTATTGGACTGGTTTTTCAAATGACACAGAATATTGAAACCTGGTTTGTCGGCTCCTTTGCTCCTGTACAAATTGGAAGATACGAATATTTGTGGTTTATTGTTATTGCTACGATTTTAATTTTCTTTTATGCTGACAGATTAACCTTAGCAGGTCTAGGTGAAGATGTAGCAACTAGCCTTGGAGCTAATTATAATAAAATTGTAATACTTGGTACCGGCATAATTTCTTTAATAGTTGGAATTGTTGCGGCAGTAATAGGAAATTTACCATTTTTAGGTTTGATTGTACCCAATATTGTCTCCATGTACAGAGGAGATGACCTTAGAAGTAATCTGCCATGGGTTTGTGTCTTAGGTATGGGAATTATTACACTTTGCGATATTATTTCACGAACGATTATAATGCCTTTTGAAGTTCCTGTATCATTAATACTTGGAACTGTAGGAGCTATTGTTTTCATTGTTATGTTACTAAAACAAGGGAGGGTAAAATGAGCGAATCAACATATAAAAAAGAAAAAAGTGTAAAACTGAACTATAATTCTAATAATGAAAATAGAACAGCTAAGGCTTTTCCCTCTAAAAAAGACGAAAGAAGATATTGGTTTTTATTAATAACATTACTAATATTGGGAGTAGTATTTTCTTATGGACTTTTAGTTTATAATAACCCGGTTCCTGTAAATTCACCATCATTTATACCGGTAGTTAAAAGGAGGGTAGTTGCTCTTGCTGCTATGCTTATTGCAGCTATAAGTCAAAGTCTTTCTACTGTTGCCTTCCAATCCAGTACAAATAATAAGATTATTACACCATCATTGCTGGGCTTTGAAGCACTTTATTCAACAATACACACAGCTACTATGTTTTTTGGTGGTTTAACTATTTTTGTAAACTCTAAAGGTGTAGGATCTTTCTTGTTTCAAGTAGTTGTTATGGTTGTAATGTGTTTAATTCTTTATGGATGGTTACTTTCGGGAAAATATGGAAACTTACAACTTATGCTTTTAATAGGAGTTATTATTGGGACAGGATTAAAATCCGTTTCATCTTTTATGCGTAGACTTCTAGCACCATCGGAATTTGATGTTTTGCAAGCAAGGTTATTTGGTTCTGTTAATAATGCAGATGCAGAGTATTTTCCAATAGCAATTCCAATAGTTTTAATTGTTGCTGTTCTTTTATTTGCCTACTCTAAAAAATTAAATGTTTTGTCCCTAGGTAAAGATGCCAGTACTACTTTAGGAGTTAATCATAAAGCCGGAGTTATTTACACTCTTGTATTAGTTTCAATATTAATGTCAATTTCAACGGCATTAGTAGGGCCTTTAACCTTTTATGGTTTTTTAGTTGCAACATTAACCTACCAAGTGGCGCCGACTTATGATCATAGGTATATTTTTCCAATGGCTCTTGTTATAGGATTTTTAATTATAACAGGTGCATACTTTTTTATGTACCATATATTTAATGCTCAAGGAGTAGTTTCTATTATTATAGAGATGTTTGGTGGAATTACTTTTTTAATTGTATTACTAAGAAAGGGAACTTTATGATAAAAATCAATAATGCAAAAAAGAATTATAATAGTGAAGTTAATATAGGTCCATTAAATATTAAAATACCAAAAGCGGGAATAACTTCTTTAATTGGACCGAATGGTGCCGGAAAGTCCACTACACTTTTAATGATTGGTAGATTATTAAATATTGACCAAGGGCAAATAGAAGTAGCAAATATGGATGTTTCTAAGGTTAAATCGGAAGATTTGGCAAAAGTTTTAACTATTTTACGTCAAGAGAATCATTTTGTAACAAGACTTACTGTTAGGCAACTAGTTGGGTTTGGACGTTTCCCCTATTCAAAAGGAAGATTAAGAGAAGAAGACGAGGTTATTATTTCTAAATATATAGATTTTTTACATTTAAGGGACTTAGAAGACAGATATTTAGATGAGCTTTCAGGAGGGCAAAGACAAAGGGCTTATGTTGCTATGGTTTTATGTCAAGAAACTGAATATGTTCTTCTAGACGAACCTTTAAATAATCTTGATGTAGCTCGTTCTGTTCAAATGATGGAACATTTAAGATATGCAGCTAATGAATTTGGAAGAACAATATTAACGGTTATGCATGATATAAATTTTGCTAGCAAGTATTCCGATAGGATTTGTGCCATGAAAAATGGTAAAATAGTAGCTTTTGGAACAATAGATGAGGTAATGAAACCGAAACTTTTAACAGAGGTATTTGAAACTAAAATAGAAACAATAGAAGGACCTTATGGACCAATTGCAATATATTAAAAGTAGATTGTTTTGTTAAAACCGTATAGATTTAATTATATGAAAAAGTTGAGAGAGTATTCTTTCAACTTTTTTTGTTCTTTAATTATTTTTTAAAAAATAGACTAATATTATAAAATATTTTAAAAAGAAATTTTATTAATATTATTTAATAAAACTGTATAAAGGTTTTTGTTAAAATGTTTTAAATATAATTTTAAATATAATTTATTATAAAAAGTGAATATTCGAACAAAAATTCAAACAATTGATGTTTGCCAAACTTTTTAAATATATAAAGAAAAATAACATATAAGATAATATGAATAATTATTCGTTATAACTTATAGTAAGTGTGTATTATTGGATTTAAAATGAATAAAAGACCATTGACATTTATAAAAATTATTTATACAATTTGTTTATAAAGGTGATCATCTTATGAAAACAAACAAAAGAATTAATGAAGTTAAAAAATATTTAGATAACAATGGCTTTACAACTGTTACTAAATTAGCAGAAGTTTTTTCAGTTAGTGCTATGACTATTAGGAGAGATTTAAATTCCTTAGAGGAATTAAATTTAGTAAAAAGAGAAAAAGGAGGGGCTTATCCTAAAAATCCTGCTTATATTGAAACTAAATATGAGAGAAAAAAGATTGAAAATGTAAGGGCGAAAAGAAGAATAGCTATTGAAGGGAACAAAATTATTGAAGATGGGGATATAATTTTTTTAGATGCTGGTACAACAACATTTATGTTAATGGAAAGTATTTTGGAAAAGGAATATAAAAATTTAACTGTTGTAACAAATGATATAAGCATTGCTTTTTATATGATGAATAGAGAAGATATAGACATGATTTTTATTGGAGGAAACGTTTCTAAAGCAACCTACAGTACACAGGGCTATATTGCAAAAAACAATATAGAAATGCTACATTTTGACAAATGTTTTTTAGGAATATCATATATAGATAGTAACTACAAATTATATACTCCGACTCTGGGGAAGGTTGAATATAAAAAATTGGTTTTACAAAATTCAAATGAAAAAATTCTTCTTGCAGATAGCTCTAAATTCAATAAAAATAGTCTATATTTTATAGCAGATATGAAGGAATTCAATGTATTAATAACTGAAAAAGAAATAGATTATGAAAATAATAAATATTTTTTAGAAAATAATATTAAGGTAATAAAAGCATAAAGGAGTTACTATGCCCGAATATGTAATGATAGCAGATGATTTAACAGGAGCTAATGCGAATTGTTCGCTTATGAAAAAAATAGGCATTAGTAGTGCAAGCGTTTTATCGGTAGATAATTATAAGGAAAATGAAGATATTCAAGCAATAGCAATTTCTACTGATTCAAGAGCTATGTTTGAAAAGGAAGCATATAGTATTGTAAAAAAAGCCATGGCCAAGTTTAAAAATAAAGATATAGTTTTTTTTAGTAAAAGAATAGACTCAACTTTAAGAGGAAATATTGGGATAGAAACCATAGCTATGTTAGATTCTTTAGATGACGAATATATGGCTGTATGTGTTCCTATATATCCATCAACAAATAGGGTTGTTTTAAATGGAACTATGGTAGTAAACGGCTCTTTATTAATAAATACCGATGCTGGCAAAGATACTAAGACGCCGGTTGATTCTTCTAAAGTAGAAGAACTTTTTAAAAAACAGTTTAATCGAAAGATTGATAGTATTTATTTAGAAGATATTGAAAAAGGCTCTGAATATTTAGAAAAACTTATTTTAGAAAAATATAAAAATAATACAAAATTATTATTATTTGATGGATTTACAGATAAACATCTAGAAATAATTGCTAAGGCAGTTATTTCTAGCAAAATTAAATTTATTTCCGTTGATCCGGGACCTTTTACTTGTAAATTAGCAGAGAGGTATTTAGAAGAGGAAGAAATATTCAGTAAAGTTTTAATGGTTGTAGGTTCAGTAACAGATATTACTATAGAACAAGTAAAGGAATTAATATTTAGTTATCCAATTAATATTTTAAAAATAGATCCTTTAAAATTAATAGGAATTGACACCTATAAATCTGAAATAAGCAGGGCTGTAAAAGAAGGGGAGAAGTTCTTAAAAGAGGAGGATTTTTTACTTATTACAACTACGCCTTATAATCCCAATGACAAAAGGTTGGATTTAAATGAAATATCGAAAGAAACCAATATGCCTATAGATGATATTTCAATTATGATCTCCCATGGGCTAGGTGAAATAGCAGCAAAATTATTAGTTAAAGATTTTTCTTTTGCAGGAGTGTTTTCAAGTGGTGGAGATGTAACAGTTGAATTAATAAAGGAACTTAATTCAAATATGATTGAAATAAAAGAAGAGATTATTCCATTGGCTGCTTATGGTAGATTAATTGGTGGTAAAATTCCGGGTTTAAGAATTATAAGTAAGGGCGGAATGGTTGGAGATAAAAATGCAATGAAACTATGTTTAGAAAAATTAAAAAATACTTTAGGAGAAGAATAAGGAGGAATAAAATATGAAACCAATTATAGGAATACCTTTAGGTGATCCGG
It encodes:
- a CDS encoding DUF5714 domain-containing protein; the encoded protein is MTKAEECLICKEPLVYFNEGTTMKCYICGKEELSTTKCKNNHFVCNECHGTGVPLIKEICANSNSKNPIEITEEIMNKSFIHMHGPEHHILVGSALLTAYKNSGGDIDLKNSLEEMERRGKQVPGGTCGFWGACGASISLGIFISIITGATPLTNNPWKLSNLATSKALAKVSEIGGPRCCKRNSFIAIETAIDFVEENMGIKMEKESIKCKFKEKNNQCIKNRCPYFN
- a CDS encoding PTS transporter subunit IIBC, with the translated sequence MKKFLSFEFWQKFGKSLMVVIAVMPAAGLMISIGKLIAMISPDLNFLVTTGGVVENIGWAIIGNLHLLFAIAIGGSWAKERAGGAFASAIAFILINRITGAVFGVTSEMLVTEGAVTNTLFGQEILVNGYFTSVLEAPALNMGVFVGIIAGFLGANIYNKYYNFRKLPEALSFFNGKRFVPFVVILWSVIISLLLSVVWPFIQTGINTFGVWLAESSDKAPILAPFVFGMAERLLLPFGLHHMLTIPINYTALGGTYTILTGAGAGTAVFGQDPLWLAWASDLVNLKSAGNMTEYTNLLNSITPARFKVGQMIGSMGILMGIALAMYKNTDLEKRKKYKSMFFSAGIAVFLTGVTEPLEFMFMFASPILYGIYALIQGLAFGLADIINLRLHSFGSIELLTRVPISVKAGLTGDLINYVIACIVFFVGTYFLASFLIRKLKIATPGRLGNYDENDNSENKEVDTKAKGDANSQVVAIVELLGGADNIIDVDACMTRLRVSIKDDSLVGNEEEWKKQGAMGLIKKDSGVQAVYGPKADILKSDINDYLNR
- a CDS encoding endonuclease/exonuclease/phosphatase family protein, with the translated sequence MKILTLNTHSWLEKNQKEKFNIFIDNILEEKYDIIFLQEINQSISAKEIERKDEEIVELATVKEDNFGLLLKDELERKGLNYYYTWDSTHIGYDIYDEGIAILSLNPILEVKSKIISSSLEYKSPKTRKATGIKIKYKDKNIWAFTLHFSWWKDGSFQYEWEKLREIIKEIDADLFILAGDFNNNANIRNEGYDLILKSGFYDSFNLAKEKIGEYTVESEIDGWACDTSNKRIDFIFLSEEVVVKKYEVVFKNKLQISDHFGVKVELEI
- a CDS encoding TetR/AcrR family transcriptional regulator, whose protein sequence is MVGKKRRENEKEKMRKLILNASVKIILEEGYDKLSMRKIADRIEYSATTIYLK
- a CDS encoding EamA family transporter, whose translation is MLLHFFAGVKAILSKLGVKDIDSNLATAIRTTVVLIASWLLVLITGVIENIYKISFQTLLFLILSGFSTGVSWIFYFKAIKLGDVNKVAQLIKAVLF
- a CDS encoding siderophore ABC transporter substrate-binding protein, with translation MGNRKIFKLSVLMIALMVIVTGCATSNKDASKDEVYENTTEVVENKNTSTVEIEDIHGSVKVPVNPKNVVSLDNRTFETLSDWNIELVAVPKDVMPKELSYAKDEKVQNIGDHKEPNLEIIAAVNPELVIVGQRFSSYYEEIKALVPDAVVIDLSFDVSGENGETGESLVKGLKNATISLGKIFDKSKDAEKLVADFDKSIEDAKNAYNGTDTIMSVVVSGGEIGFSAPISGRVWGPMYELFGWKSALEVEGSTSDHKGDDISVEAIAESNPDWIFVLDRDAATSSSEDAVPAQDVIDNSPALKNTRAISEGRILYAPKDTYTNESIQTYIELFENMSNSLKK
- a CDS encoding ABC transporter permease; the encoded protein is MKEYKKRMKMITGADRIRPLNNNKNKLWTKSFILAIILVFILGLVSLFTGVYDLQGQEDGMDMFFITRVPRTAALMLTGAAMSISGLVTQLITQNRLVEPTTTGTIEWAGLGLIFVYLIFPAPSLVLRMTGAIIFSFIGTMIFFLFLRKVKLRSSLIVPIIGMMLGAVISAISTFIGLVFQMTQNIETWFVGSFAPVQIGRYEYLWFIVIATILIFFYADRLTLAGLGEDVATSLGANYNKIVILGTGIISLIVGIVAAVIGNLPFLGLIVPNIVSMYRGDDLRSNLPWVCVLGMGIITLCDIISRTIIMPFEVPVSLILGTVGAIVFIVMLLKQGRVK
- a CDS encoding iron chelate uptake ABC transporter family permease subunit; translated protein: MSESTYKKEKSVKLNYNSNNENRTAKAFPSKKDERRYWFLLITLLILGVVFSYGLLVYNNPVPVNSPSFIPVVKRRVVALAAMLIAAISQSLSTVAFQSSTNNKIITPSLLGFEALYSTIHTATMFFGGLTIFVNSKGVGSFLFQVVVMVVMCLILYGWLLSGKYGNLQLMLLIGVIIGTGLKSVSSFMRRLLAPSEFDVLQARLFGSVNNADAEYFPIAIPIVLIVAVLLFAYSKKLNVLSLGKDASTTLGVNHKAGVIYTLVLVSILMSISTALVGPLTFYGFLVATLTYQVAPTYDHRYIFPMALVIGFLIITGAYFFMYHIFNAQGVVSIIIEMFGGITFLIVLLRKGTL
- a CDS encoding ABC transporter ATP-binding protein; its protein translation is MIKINNAKKNYNSEVNIGPLNIKIPKAGITSLIGPNGAGKSTTLLMIGRLLNIDQGQIEVANMDVSKVKSEDLAKVLTILRQENHFVTRLTVRQLVGFGRFPYSKGRLREEDEVIISKYIDFLHLRDLEDRYLDELSGGQRQRAYVAMVLCQETEYVLLDEPLNNLDVARSVQMMEHLRYAANEFGRTILTVMHDINFASKYSDRICAMKNGKIVAFGTIDEVMKPKLLTEVFETKIETIEGPYGPIAIY
- a CDS encoding DeoR/GlpR family DNA-binding transcription regulator, with translation MKTNKRINEVKKYLDNNGFTTVTKLAEVFSVSAMTIRRDLNSLEELNLVKREKGGAYPKNPAYIETKYERKKIENVRAKRRIAIEGNKIIEDGDIIFLDAGTTTFMLMESILEKEYKNLTVVTNDISIAFYMMNREDIDMIFIGGNVSKATYSTQGYIAKNNIEMLHFDKCFLGISYIDSNYKLYTPTLGKVEYKKLVLQNSNEKILLADSSKFNKNSLYFIADMKEFNVLITEKEIDYENNKYFLENNIKVIKA
- a CDS encoding four-carbon acid sugar kinase family protein, yielding MPEYVMIADDLTGANANCSLMKKIGISSASVLSVDNYKENEDIQAIAISTDSRAMFEKEAYSIVKKAMAKFKNKDIVFFSKRIDSTLRGNIGIETIAMLDSLDDEYMAVCVPIYPSTNRVVLNGTMVVNGSLLINTDAGKDTKTPVDSSKVEELFKKQFNRKIDSIYLEDIEKGSEYLEKLILEKYKNNTKLLLFDGFTDKHLEIIAKAVISSKIKFISVDPGPFTCKLAERYLEEEEIFSKVLMVVGSVTDITIEQVKELIFSYPINILKIDPLKLIGIDTYKSEISRAVKEGEKFLKEEDFLLITTTPYNPNDKRLDLNEISKETNMPIDDISIMISHGLGEIAAKLLVKDFSFAGVFSSGGDVTVELIKELNSNMIEIKEEIIPLAAYGRLIGGKIPGLRIISKGGMVGDKNAMKLCLEKLKNTLGEE